One window of Sphingobacteriales bacterium genomic DNA carries:
- a CDS encoding M20/M25/M40 family metallo-hydrolase, translating into MQKSSSKWVILFGIIMTGVIFISAIYKSSDNLPKLVNLETEKVIKQIFDHTLSSGKCYTDLEYLCKRIGGRLSGSPQAAAAVEWALQTLERINTVNAYKQDVMVPYWERTGKEEARIISKHIGWQSVNVCALGGSVSTEKWGVTAKVIKIDSLGALDLLGTKQISGKIVYLDRPFDPTFIDTFDAYSACASNRFTGASKAAKYGAVAFVLRSLASNDDEHPHTGSMHYEDDQPKIPAAAIATEDANLLTGLMTKDPDLSLYLQLNCMKHPDRLSHNVIGEIKGSEFPNEVIVVGGHLDSWDNGEGAHDDGAGTVHSIEVLRTLVELGITPKRTIRCVLFMNEENGAKGAQEYAKLTSTNGESCIAAIESDRGGFSPRGFTIETNNETLTEERFAKLKSYRTLLEPFGIHQFEKGFSGVDVKYLKPHGTTCLGLVPDPQRYFNYHHTPNDTFDKVNERELKMGAAAMTALAYLISEEGW; encoded by the coding sequence ATGCAAAAAAGCAGTTCTAAATGGGTTATTCTTTTCGGAATAATAATGACCGGAGTAATATTTATTTCAGCCATCTATAAGTCTTCAGACAATCTACCTAAGTTGGTGAATTTAGAAACAGAAAAGGTTATTAAACAAATATTTGATCATACTTTAAGTTCCGGCAAATGTTATACTGACCTTGAATATTTATGCAAAAGAATTGGAGGTCGTTTAAGCGGCTCTCCACAAGCAGCGGCAGCAGTGGAATGGGCTTTACAAACTTTGGAACGCATAAATACTGTAAATGCATATAAACAAGATGTTATGGTGCCATATTGGGAAAGAACCGGAAAGGAAGAGGCAAGAATTATCAGTAAACATATTGGCTGGCAGTCGGTCAATGTTTGTGCTTTAGGAGGTTCAGTCAGCACAGAGAAATGGGGTGTTACAGCAAAAGTCATTAAAATTGACAGCTTAGGGGCATTAGACCTATTGGGAACTAAGCAAATTTCAGGTAAAATCGTGTACTTAGACCGCCCTTTTGACCCCACTTTTATAGATACTTTCGATGCTTATTCTGCTTGTGCTTCGAATCGGTTTACCGGGGCATCAAAAGCTGCTAAATATGGAGCAGTTGCATTTGTATTGCGTTCTTTGGCTTCAAATGATGATGAACATCCCCATACCGGAAGCATGCATTATGAGGATGACCAACCCAAAATTCCGGCTGCTGCAATTGCTACTGAAGATGCCAACTTACTGACAGGATTGATGACCAAGGACCCTGATTTGTCTTTATATCTTCAATTGAATTGTATGAAACATCCTGACCGTCTTTCACACAATGTTATCGGAGAAATTAAAGGTTCTGAGTTTCCCAATGAAGTAATTGTAGTTGGCGGACATTTAGATTCGTGGGATAACGGAGAAGGCGCACATGATGACGGAGCCGGAACGGTTCATTCTATTGAAGTGCTGCGAACTTTGGTTGAGTTGGGAATTACTCCAAAACGCACCATACGTTGTGTGTTATTTATGAATGAAGAAAATGGCGCAAAAGGCGCACAAGAATATGCCAAACTTACAAGTACAAATGGAGAATCCTGTATTGCGGCTATAGAATCAGACAGGGGTGGTTTTAGTCCAAGAGGATTTACCATTGAAACCAATAATGAAACACTGACGGAGGAGAGGTTTGCTAAACTAAAATCATATCGCACTTTGCTCGAACCTTTTGGGATTCATCAGTTTGAAAAGGGTTTTAGTGGAGTGGATGTTAAATATTTGAAACCACATGGGACTACTTGTCTAGGATTAGTACCCGACCCACAACGTTATTTTAACTATCATCATACGCCCAACGACACTTTTGATAAAGTAAATGAGCGTGAACTCAAAATGGGGGCTGCTGCGATGACCGCATTAGCTTATTTGATTTCAGAAGAAGGATGGTAA